From the Streptomyces sp. Sge12 genome, the window TGGACGCGGTCGTCTTCGCCGTCGGCAACGCCAAGCAGGCCGCGCACTACTACTCGACCGCCTTCGGCATGAAGCTCGTGGCCTACTCCGGACCGGAGACCGGCTCGCGCGAGACGGCCAGCTACGTCCTGACCAACGGCTCCGCCCGCTTCGTGCTGACCTCGGTCATCAAGGCGACGACCGACCACGGCCGCTTCCTCGACGAGCACGTGGCCGAGCACGGCGACGGCGTGATCGACCTCGCCATCGAGGTCCCGGACGTCCGCGCGGCCTACGCGTACGCCGTCGAGCAGGGCGCCCGCGGTCTGGACGAGCCGTACGAGGTCAAGGACGAGCACGGCACGGTCGTACTGGCCGCCATCGCGACCTACGGCCAGACCCGCCACACGCTGGTCGAGCGCGGCGAGTACACCGGCCCGTACCTGCCCGGCTACGTGGCCGCCGCCCCCATGGTCGAGCCCCCGGCCAAGCGCACCTTCCAGGCCATCGACCACTGCGTCGGCAACGTCGAGCTCGGCCGGATGAACGAGTGGGTCGCGTTCTACAACAAGGTCATGGGCTTCACGAACATGAAGGAGTTCGTGGGCGACGACATCGCGACCGAGTACTCGGCGCTGATGTCCAAGGTCGTCGCGGACGGCACCAAGAAGGTCAAGTTCCCGATCAACGAGCCGGCGATCGCGAAGAAGAAGTCGCAGATCGACGAGTACCTGGAGTTCTACAACGGCCCCGGTGTCCAGCACATCGCGCTGGCCTCGAACGACATCGTCTCCACGGTCCGCACCATGCGTGCGGCGGGCGTCCAGTTCCTGTCCGTCCCGGACACCTACTACGACACCCTCGGCGAGTGGGTCGGCGACACCCGCGTGCCGATCGACGAGCTGCGCGAGCTGAAGATCCTCGCGGACCGCGACGAGGACGGCTACCTGCTGCAGATCTTCACCAAGCCGGTGCAGGACCGCCCGACGGTCTTCTTCGAGATCATCGAGCGGCACGGCTCCATGGGCTTCGGCAAGGGCAACTTCAAGGCCCTGTTCGAGGCGATCGAGCGCGAGCAGGACAAGCGCGGCAACCTCTAGCCGCCGACGGCCCGGCCCGAGGGGGGCCTCGGCGCCGCACCCGCTTCCGGGTGCGGCGCCGCCGTGTTTCCCGGGGCCCCGACCCCGGACCCGCGCGCCCCGAACGCCGGCCGGGCCGGACCTCAGCGCCCCGACGGAGTCGGTTTCGGCTTCGCAGCCTTCGGCAGCTCCGGTTCCACCCACGGGGCCGTCGGCCGGATGTTCTCCGGCCCACCCGGCGGCGGAGCGGCGATCGCCGCCAGGGTCTCCTTCGCCAGCGGCCCGCGCAGCGGCGAGAAGTACGGGTTCGTCCGCACGGCCTCCTCCAGATGCCGCCGGGCCGCCTCCTGGTCGCCGAGGCCCCGCTCGATCATCGCCCGGTGGAAGGCGAACTCAGCGCTCCGCAGGCCCGGTTCCGTGGCCTTCTTCGCGTACTCCAGCGCCGCCTCGTCCTCGCCGGCCCGGTGCAGGGCCCAGCCCAGCGCGTCCGCGACCTGCACGCTCTTGTTCCGCGACCACTCCTCCGACAGCCGCCGGACCGCCGCCGCCGCATCGCCGTGGTCCGCCTCGTACAGGCCGAGGACCACATCGGCGTCCACCCCGTTGCGGCTGTCCCGGGTCGCCATCGAGGCCAGCGTCCCGTACTGGGCGCGCGCCTCCTGCCCCCGGCCCAGCGACTCCAGCAGCTCGCCCAGCTCCCGCGCCAGCTCCGGCACCGGGGTGCGTCCCAGCGCCATCCGGTAGTCCCGCACCGCCTCGCCGCCGCGCCCCAGCGCCGCCAGCGCGCGCGCCCGCCCGCCCAGCGCCTCCGCCTGCGCCGGATCCGTACGCAGCGCGCCCTCGTACTGCCGCAGGGCCTCCGCCGGGTCGCCCCGCTCCCAGGACAGCTCCCCGAGCCGGAACAGCGCGTACGCCTTCTCCGCCGGGGCCTTCGCCGCGCCCGCCGCGTGCTCCATCGCCACCACCGCGTCCTCGCGCCAGCCGCGGTCCCGGTAGACCTGCGCGGCCCTGACGTAGGCGACCAGGCCCGGCCGCATCTCCAGCAGCAGCTCCATCGCCTTCTGCGCGCCCTTGTAGTCGCCGAGCCCGGTGTACGCGTCCACCAGCACCGGGTACGCCGTCCACCGCTTGGGCGCCTGCGCCCGTACGAGCTCGCCCCACTTGCGGGCCGTCCCGAAGTCCCGCCGGGCGTTGGCCAGCGCGCCCATGGCCGTCATCGCGTCGAAGTTGCCCTTCTCGGCCGGCCGGAGCTCCAACGACCGTTTCAGGGCCTGTTCCGCCCTCGGGTACCAGCCCGAATCGGCCGTGCGCCGCGCCTGTTCTAGGTAGGCGGAACCGAGGACGGCCCAGGAGGCCTCGTCGTCCGGATGCGCGCTGAGCCACTTCTCCCGGTCCGCCACCAGCGCCTTCAGATCCACCACCGCCGCGGGCGCGCCCATCCCCACCGCGGAGGCGGCGCGCTCGCTCGGCCGGGGCGGTCGGGCGTCGTCATCGGTCCTGGCGGGCCGGATCAGCAGGGCCCCGGCGATCAGGACCACGGCGACCGCGGCCGCCACGAGCGTCTTGCGGCCGGTGAAGGTCACGGGCGGCGCCGGGGTCTGCGATTCCTCGTCGATACGGTCCATGGGGTCACTGTGCGTCAATATGAAGAGTTCGCCGAGGTGTCCGAAGCAGTGCGCGGGCGTGTTCACACCGATGGCCCCGGCTGCCACGCTGGTCCCATGGATGACGATCTCTTCGCACGTCTGCGGGCCGGCCTGCTCGAGGGGCTCCCCGCCGAGGCCCTGCTCACCGATCCCCAGGTGACCACCTCCTACGCCACCGACATGGCCAGCTTCTGCGCCGCCGGCACCCCGGCCGCCGTCGTCCTGCCCCGGACCGTGGAACAGGTCCAGCACGTCCTGCGCACCGCCACCGCCCTACGGATCCCCGTGGTCCCGCAGGGCGCCCGGACGGGCCTGTCGGGCGGCGCCAACGCCTCCGACGGCTGCATCGTGCTCTCGCTCGTCAAGATGGACCGGATCCTGGAGATCAGTGCCGTCGACCGGATCGCGGTGGTCGAGCCGGGCGTCGTGAACGCCGTGCTCTCGCGGGAGGTCGCCCGCCAGGGCCTGTACTACCCGCCCGACCCCTCCAGCTGGGAGCAGTGCACCATCGGCGGCAACATCGGCACCGCCTCCGGCGGCCTGTGCTGCGTCAAGTACGGGGTCACCGCCGAGTACGTGCTCGGCCTCGACGTGGTCCTGCCCGACGGGCGGCTGCTGCGCACGGGCCGGCGTACCGCCAAGGGCGTGGCCGGCTATGACCTCACCCGGCTCTTCGTGGGCTCCGAGGGCAGCCTGGGCGTGGTCGTCCAGGCCGTCCTCGCCCTGCGCCCGGCGCCGCCCCGGCAGCTGGCGCTGGCCGCCGAGTTCCCCTCCGTCGCGGCCGCCTGCGAGGCCGTGTGCGCCGTGATGGAGGCGGGCCTGACCCCCTCGCTGCTGGAGCTGATGGACCGTACGACCGTCCACGCCGTCAACCGGCTCGGCAGGATGGGGCTCCCGGAGGACACCGAAGCCCTGCTGCTGGCCGCCTTCGACACCCCGCACGCCCCCGAGGACCTCGCGGCCGTCGGGGAGCTGTGCACGGCCGCCGGCGCCACCTCCGTCGTGCCCGCCGAGGACGAGGCGGAGACCGAACTGCTGCTCCAGGCCCGACGGATGGCCTTCCCCGCGCTGGAGGCGCTGCGGCCCGCGACGATGATCGACGACGTGTGCGTACCGCGCTCGCGGCTCGGCGAGATGCTGGACGGGACGGCCGCCATCGCCCGCGCCCAGAACCTGCTCATCGGGGTCTGCGCGCACGCCGGGGACGGCAACACCCACCCGATCGTCTGCTTCGACCCCGCGGACGAGGACGAGACGCGGCGGGCCCGCGAGTCCTTCGGCGAGATCATGGCGCTCGGCCTCTCCCTGGGCGGGACCATCACCGGCGAGCACGGCGTCGGCGTGCTGAAGAAGGAGTGGCTGGCCCGCGAACTCGGCCCGGTGGGGCTGGAGATGCAGCGGGCCGTCAAGCAGGCCTTCGACCCCCTGGGGCTGCTCAATCCGGGCAAGCTCTTCTGACGCCTCCCGCGGCGGGCGGCCGCCGGGCGTGCGGTCGCCCGCCATCACAGCTCCCCGTCCGCCGACTCGTCCGACGGCCACGGGTCGCGCAGCCACAGGTCGTCGGCCGGGGTCGGGGTGAGCAGCTCGGCCAGCGCGGCGTCCAGGCCCAGCCGTTCGGACTCGGTGCCGGGCGGGACGACGCGCAGGGTGCGCTCCAGCCAGGCCGACACGGACGTCGCGGGCGCCTCCAGGAGGGCGTCGCCGTCGGGGGAGGTGAGCGCCATGCAGAGCACGGCCCTGTTGTCGACCTTGGTGGGCCAGATCCGGACGTCTCCGTGGCCGCAGGGGCGGAACACGCCCTCGACGAGCAGCTCGCGGGCGAAGGTCCAGTCCACGGGCGTATGGGAGCCGGTGTGGAAGGTGATGTGCACGGCGTACGGGTCGTCCGTGAGGTAGAGGAGCCGCGCGGGGACGGGGATGCTGCGCTCGGGGGACAGGACCAGCTTCAGTTCCAGCTCGCGCTCGATGACGGGGTGGTGCATGACGGCCTCACTTCGGTTCGGTGTGCGGGGCCGGACGGCGCCCCACACCCGCAGAGAGCGCCCTTGTGCCCGGGTATGACGCGACTTCGGGAAGCGAACCGGAGATTGGCCGATTTCTTTCGGCTGACCGAAAACCATCGCGCAGGGTGACGTTCGCTCGTTTGCTTGGATTCTCCCGTTACCGGACCTGTCGGGGGGAGGTTCTTGGCTATGGTCCTCCCTTGCACAAGCCTCAAGCCACGATCGGAGTTGGGGACATGACGGCCTCCCCTGGTGACGGCGAGCACGCGGCCCGCGAGGGCTACTACCCGGATCCGTCCATCCCGGGGTACATCCGCTACTGGAACGGCGCGGCCTGGGTTCCGGGCACGAGCCGTCCTGCCCCGCAGTCGGCCCCCGCCGCGCAGGCCGCTCCCCTCGCCGCGCCGGCCGCCCCCGCGGCCCGCGGCGGGCACGTTCCGCGCGCCGACGAGACCGGTCCGGTGTTCCTGGACGAGACCTCCATGACCGAGGCGCTTCCGGAGCCCGCACCCGCGCCCGCTCCCGCCCATGTCCCCGCACCCGCCCCCGCGCCCGTTGCCGAGGCGGCCGCGGAGCCCGTGGTGTGGCAGGCCGACCCCGTGCACCAGGCCGGCTTCGGCGGGCCCCGGGACCACCGGGTGTCGTGGGGCAGCGCGCCGGATCCGGAACCCGAACCGGAACGCGAACCGGAAGCCCATCCGGAACCGGTCCCGGAACCCTCCCCGCGGTCGGCGGGCATCTCGCTGGCCCGTACGGCGGCCGCTGCGGCCGCCCCCGCCGAGGCGCCCACGAGACGGCCCGAGCAGGCCTCCGCGGGGATCCTGTCGGTGCGCTCCCCGGCCGCCCAGAACCCGGCCCCCGCCCCGGCCCGTGCTTCGGCCCCGGCTTCGGCCCCGGCCCCGCAGTGGCCCGACGCCCCCGGAGCCGGCGGGTCCGGGCTCACCTCCTCCTGGCCCGAGGCTGCCGCCGCAGCCCCCGCCCCCACGCCCGCGCCTACGCCCGCCCCCGCGCCGGCCCGGCCCCGCCCGGCAGCGCCGTCTCCCGCGCCCACCCCCGAAACCCCGGCCGCCGACCGGCCCGAGGTGTGGGCGCCGCGCCCCGCCGGAGTGCGCCCGAGGATCGCCGCGGAGCCCCGGCCGCGTACGCCCGAGCCGCGCGGGCCCGAGGAGGCCCGCCCGGGCGACTCCGGCTCCCGGCCCGCGGGGGCCCGTACGCCCCGGGAAGTGTTCGAGCGCATGGCCGAACGGGCCGTGCGCCCCGCCGGGCTGGTGCGCCGCGCCGTGGCCCGCGTGCTGGACTCCCTCGTCCTGGCCGCCGTCGCGGCCGCGGTCGCCCGGCCCCTGCTGCCCGGAGCCACCGCCCACATCGAGGCCAAGGTCGACGCCGCCCGGGTGAGCGGCCGCACCACCACCGTCTGGCTCCTCGACGCCACCATCGCCGGCCGGCTGGGCCTGGTCCTCGGCGCGGTCCTCCTCTTCGGGATCCTGTACGAGGCGCTGCCCACCGCCCGTTGGGGCCGCACCCCGGGCAAGAAGCTGCTGGGCGTCCGGGTCCTGGCCACCGCCACCCTGCGCCCGCCCACCTTCGGTGCGGCCCTGCGCCGCTGGCTGGTGTACGCCCTCCTGGGCCTTCCCGGCAGCCTCTGGTGCCTCGTGGACCGCCCGCGCCGCCAGGCCTGGCACGACAAGGCGGCAGGGACGTACGTGGCCCGCTGAGCGCGTCCCGCCGCCTCCCGAACCGGCCCTCCCCCCGAATGGACGCGGTCCCGTTGCGGGGCCGCCGGAGCCGGGTTCGACTCGGGCCATGAGTACCGACCAGCCGCCGCCGGGCCAGCCGCCCGAGGACGACCCGTTCCTCAAGAAGCCCCAGGAACCGACGCCTCCGTCGGGCGGTTCGCCGTACGGCTCGCCGCCGCCCCCCGGAAGCGGTGGTCCGCCGCCGCCCCCGCCCGGAGGCCCGGGCGGCGGCGGGGGCTACCCGCCACCGCCGCCCCCGTACGGCGGCGGGGACCCGTACGGCGGGAGCGGCGGCTACGGCATGCCCGACCCGCTCGCCGGGATGCCCCCGCTCGCCGACTTCGGCAAGCGGCTCCTCGCGCGCATCATCGACGTCCTGATCATCGCCATCCCGCTGGCACTCATCCAGCTGGCCTTCGGCACCAACCGCTACCGGTTCAACACGGACCAGGGCGAGGACGTCAGCGAGGTCGTCACCAGGTCCTACAGCGGCAGCGGCCTGATCATGACCCTGATCTCGATCGTCGCGTACGTCGGCTACGACTGGTGGTTCACCAAGAAGAGCGGCCAGACGGTCGGCAAGAAGGCCATGGGCCTGCGCGTCGCGATGCTCAACGACGGCAGCGTGCCGGGCTCCAGTGCCTCGCTGACCCGGGCCGCGGTCCTCTGGCTGCCGACGCTGCTGTGCTGCGCCTGCCTGTGGCCGATCGCGCTGATCGTCTCGATCCTGGTCGACAAGCCGTACAAGCAGGGCCTGCACGACAAGGTGGCCAAGACGGTCGTGGTCCGGGCCACCACCTAGGCGCCGGGCGCGGGCGCGGGCATCACGCGGGCACCACGCAGCGCAACGCGGGCGGTCTCCCTCCGGGGAGGCCGCCCGCGCCGCGTCGGGCGCGGATCCTCAGCGGATCGCCGGCGGAGCGTCAGCGGATCCTCAGTGGTGCACGGGGTGTTCGGCCGTGGCCGTCCGGGGCTCGGGCACCCGGGCGGCCCCGGTCGCGCCCTGCCGGTCCGCGGGGGACGCGTCGGTCGCGGGGGCGCCCGTACGGGCCGCATGGCGGCCGCGGCGGCGCGGGAGGGGCACGGTGAGGGCGACGAGCAGACCCAGGGCGAGCGCCGCGGCGGAGATGACCGCGACGCCGAGGCCGGTGGTCGTCTGCGAGAGCAGCAGCATGGCGATCGTCGACACGACGACCGTGGCGGACCCGTACGCGAGCTGTGCGGCAGTCGGTCGCGGCATGGCGATATCCGTCCTCGGGAGGGGAGGGGGAGTCGGCTCGACCGGTTCGCGCGTCGAGGGACTCTACGACGGGATGCCCGAGCCGGACCGCCGGTAAGCGTGACCTAACACACGGTGCCGGAGCACAGGGGGCGCACGGGATCATTTTCCGGGTGGTGCCGGGGGGAGAAAGGGGGACGGGACGGACCGTCAGCGGGGTCGGGAAGGGGCGTTCGCCCCGTATGGCTGTGGAACGTCCGGATAGCGGAACTCCCTGACCGCATAGTGCAGTTGTAAGGGTCAAGTCAAGGTCTGTCTTTTCTTGCTTCCCTCCGGTCAAATGTCGTCACTTGAGACGCGCGCCGCGCGGAACCCCCCGCTCCTA encodes:
- a CDS encoding FAD-binding oxidoreductase, encoding MDDDLFARLRAGLLEGLPAEALLTDPQVTTSYATDMASFCAAGTPAAVVLPRTVEQVQHVLRTATALRIPVVPQGARTGLSGGANASDGCIVLSLVKMDRILEISAVDRIAVVEPGVVNAVLSREVARQGLYYPPDPSSWEQCTIGGNIGTASGGLCCVKYGVTAEYVLGLDVVLPDGRLLRTGRRTAKGVAGYDLTRLFVGSEGSLGVVVQAVLALRPAPPRQLALAAEFPSVAAACEAVCAVMEAGLTPSLLELMDRTTVHAVNRLGRMGLPEDTEALLLAAFDTPHAPEDLAAVGELCTAAGATSVVPAEDEAETELLLQARRMAFPALEALRPATMIDDVCVPRSRLGEMLDGTAAIARAQNLLIGVCAHAGDGNTHPIVCFDPADEDETRRARESFGEIMALGLSLGGTITGEHGVGVLKKEWLARELGPVGLEMQRAVKQAFDPLGLLNPGKLF
- a CDS encoding RDD family protein, translating into MTASPGDGEHAAREGYYPDPSIPGYIRYWNGAAWVPGTSRPAPQSAPAAQAAPLAAPAAPAARGGHVPRADETGPVFLDETSMTEALPEPAPAPAPAHVPAPAPAPVAEAAAEPVVWQADPVHQAGFGGPRDHRVSWGSAPDPEPEPEREPEAHPEPVPEPSPRSAGISLARTAAAAAAPAEAPTRRPEQASAGILSVRSPAAQNPAPAPARASAPASAPAPQWPDAPGAGGSGLTSSWPEAAAAAPAPTPAPTPAPAPARPRPAAPSPAPTPETPAADRPEVWAPRPAGVRPRIAAEPRPRTPEPRGPEEARPGDSGSRPAGARTPREVFERMAERAVRPAGLVRRAVARVLDSLVLAAVAAAVARPLLPGATAHIEAKVDAARVSGRTTTVWLLDATIAGRLGLVLGAVLLFGILYEALPTARWGRTPGKKLLGVRVLATATLRPPTFGAALRRWLVYALLGLPGSLWCLVDRPRRQAWHDKAAGTYVAR
- the hppD gene encoding 4-hydroxyphenylpyruvate dioxygenase is translated as MTESLANLETTPHTAREADPFPVKGMDAVVFAVGNAKQAAHYYSTAFGMKLVAYSGPETGSRETASYVLTNGSARFVLTSVIKATTDHGRFLDEHVAEHGDGVIDLAIEVPDVRAAYAYAVEQGARGLDEPYEVKDEHGTVVLAAIATYGQTRHTLVERGEYTGPYLPGYVAAAPMVEPPAKRTFQAIDHCVGNVELGRMNEWVAFYNKVMGFTNMKEFVGDDIATEYSALMSKVVADGTKKVKFPINEPAIAKKKSQIDEYLEFYNGPGVQHIALASNDIVSTVRTMRAAGVQFLSVPDTYYDTLGEWVGDTRVPIDELRELKILADRDEDGYLLQIFTKPVQDRPTVFFEIIERHGSMGFGKGNFKALFEAIEREQDKRGNL
- a CDS encoding SsgA family sporulation/cell division regulator; translation: MHHPVIERELELKLVLSPERSIPVPARLLYLTDDPYAVHITFHTGSHTPVDWTFARELLVEGVFRPCGHGDVRIWPTKVDNRAVLCMALTSPDGDALLEAPATSVSAWLERTLRVVPPGTESERLGLDAALAELLTPTPADDLWLRDPWPSDESADGEL
- a CDS encoding tetratricopeptide repeat protein, which gives rise to MDRIDEESQTPAPPVTFTGRKTLVAAAVAVVLIAGALLIRPARTDDDARPPRPSERAASAVGMGAPAAVVDLKALVADREKWLSAHPDDEASWAVLGSAYLEQARRTADSGWYPRAEQALKRSLELRPAEKGNFDAMTAMGALANARRDFGTARKWGELVRAQAPKRWTAYPVLVDAYTGLGDYKGAQKAMELLLEMRPGLVAYVRAAQVYRDRGWREDAVVAMEHAAGAAKAPAEKAYALFRLGELSWERGDPAEALRQYEGALRTDPAQAEALGGRARALAALGRGGEAVRDYRMALGRTPVPELARELGELLESLGRGQEARAQYGTLASMATRDSRNGVDADVVLGLYEADHGDAAAAVRRLSEEWSRNKSVQVADALGWALHRAGEDEAALEYAKKATEPGLRSAEFAFHRAMIERGLGDQEAARRHLEEAVRTNPYFSPLRGPLAKETLAAIAAPPPGGPENIRPTAPWVEPELPKAAKPKPTPSGR
- a CDS encoding RDD family protein, with amino-acid sequence MSTDQPPPGQPPEDDPFLKKPQEPTPPSGGSPYGSPPPPGSGGPPPPPPGGPGGGGGYPPPPPPYGGGDPYGGSGGYGMPDPLAGMPPLADFGKRLLARIIDVLIIAIPLALIQLAFGTNRYRFNTDQGEDVSEVVTRSYSGSGLIMTLISIVAYVGYDWWFTKKSGQTVGKKAMGLRVAMLNDGSVPGSSASLTRAAVLWLPTLLCCACLWPIALIVSILVDKPYKQGLHDKVAKTVVVRATT